A part of Streptomyces sp. NBC_01235 genomic DNA contains:
- a CDS encoding pectate lyase family protein codes for MRTQICHGRAIAALVGCTALVLSVTGTASAQSQPQSHPQSHSAARDLGRQVLGANDGWASYGTGTTGGSAADADHVYTVTTWAEFRAALAAGGSAPKIIKVKGVIDAVAEGCDAFAAPGYDFDAYLAKYAPETWGLDTDLSAEPDDSPEGLRRASAAAQDTAIKANIPANTTIVGIGRNAGFKGVSLQIKAVDNVIIRNLAFESPIDCFPQWDPTDGTNGNWNSEYDTAVVYGSTHVWLDHNTFTDGTHPDSAAPTYFGMLYQQHDGELDIVRGADHVTASWNVFAEHDKTILIGNSDSESTAAGDRGHLKVTFHHNQFSNLVERAPRVRFGQVDSYNNHFVGDDSFSYSFGIGKESQLVAQHNAFTLPQGVSAAKVLKRWSVSPVTADDNYVNGTLTDLIAVHNAEIPGEVLQSGAGWTPTLRTKVDPAQAVPRIVDCGAGAGRLG; via the coding sequence GTGCGCACACAGATATGTCATGGACGCGCCATAGCTGCCCTGGTGGGGTGCACGGCGCTGGTGCTGTCCGTCACCGGCACGGCGTCCGCCCAGTCCCAGCCCCAGTCCCACCCCCAGTCCCACTCCGCCGCCCGCGACCTCGGCCGGCAGGTTCTGGGCGCGAACGACGGCTGGGCCTCGTACGGGACGGGGACCACGGGCGGGTCGGCCGCCGACGCCGACCACGTGTACACCGTCACCACCTGGGCCGAGTTCAGGGCGGCCCTCGCCGCCGGCGGCAGCGCGCCGAAGATCATCAAGGTGAAGGGCGTCATCGACGCCGTCGCCGAGGGATGCGACGCCTTCGCCGCGCCCGGGTACGACTTCGACGCCTACCTCGCCAAGTACGCGCCGGAGACCTGGGGGCTGGACACCGACCTGAGCGCCGAGCCCGACGACAGCCCGGAGGGGCTGCGGCGCGCCTCCGCCGCCGCACAGGACACGGCCATCAAGGCGAACATCCCCGCCAACACCACCATTGTCGGCATCGGCAGGAACGCCGGGTTCAAGGGTGTCAGCCTGCAGATCAAGGCCGTCGACAACGTGATCATCCGGAACCTTGCCTTCGAGTCGCCCATCGACTGCTTCCCGCAGTGGGACCCGACCGACGGCACGAACGGCAACTGGAACTCCGAGTACGACACCGCCGTCGTGTACGGCTCCACGCATGTCTGGCTGGACCACAACACGTTCACCGACGGGACGCACCCGGACAGTGCCGCGCCGACCTACTTCGGCATGCTCTACCAGCAGCACGACGGCGAGCTGGACATCGTCCGCGGCGCCGACCACGTAACCGCTTCCTGGAACGTCTTCGCCGAGCACGACAAGACGATCCTCATCGGCAACAGCGACAGCGAGTCGACGGCCGCCGGCGACCGGGGCCACCTCAAGGTGACCTTCCACCACAACCAGTTCTCGAACCTGGTCGAGCGCGCACCCCGCGTCCGCTTCGGCCAGGTGGACTCCTACAACAACCACTTCGTCGGCGACGACTCCTTCTCCTACAGCTTCGGCATCGGCAAGGAGTCCCAACTCGTCGCCCAGCACAACGCGTTCACGCTGCCGCAGGGGGTCAGCGCGGCCAAGGTGCTGAAGCGGTGGAGCGTGTCGCCGGTCACCGCCGACGACAACTACGTCAACGGCACGCTCACCGACCTGATCGCCGTGCACAACGCGGAGATCCCCGGCGAGGTCCTGCAGTCCGGCGCGGGCTGGACGCCGACCCTGCGCACCAAGGTCGACCCGGCGCAGGCGGTCCCGCGGATCGTCGACTGCGGCGCGGGCGCCGGACGCCTGGGCTGA
- a CDS encoding rhamnogalacturonan acetylesterase: MSLTRRQVTSAALAAIPLGVAAAVPAQAGDSRPRTLFIAGDSTAAQKYSDAAPETGWGMALPFFLHKDRPVANHAVNGRSSKSFVDEGRLDAILAAIRPGDLLLIQFAHNDEKTTDPTRYTEPWTTYQDYLRMYIDGARAKGARPVLATSVERRRFDAEGNALPTHGEYPAAMRALAESERVALLDVQALSLALWQALGVEETKTYFNWTETEQDNTHFNPPGAIAVARLVARELLRTRVLAPRDVVRLHDEIPTSWITWPAPLSSTLS, translated from the coding sequence GTGTCCCTTACCCGCAGACAGGTCACTTCGGCGGCCCTTGCCGCCATTCCTCTCGGTGTCGCGGCAGCCGTTCCTGCCCAAGCCGGTGATTCTCGGCCCCGCACGCTTTTCATCGCCGGTGATTCCACCGCCGCCCAGAAGTATTCCGACGCCGCTCCCGAGACCGGGTGGGGAATGGCGCTCCCGTTCTTTCTGCACAAGGACCGGCCCGTCGCCAACCACGCCGTGAACGGGCGCAGTTCCAAGAGCTTCGTCGACGAAGGCCGGCTCGACGCCATCCTCGCCGCGATCCGGCCGGGCGACTTGCTGCTGATCCAGTTCGCGCACAACGACGAGAAGACCACCGACCCGACCCGGTACACCGAGCCCTGGACGACGTATCAGGACTACCTGCGGATGTACATCGACGGCGCCCGTGCGAAGGGCGCGCGGCCCGTGCTCGCCACGTCCGTCGAGCGCCGCAGGTTCGACGCCGAGGGGAACGCCCTGCCGACGCACGGTGAGTATCCCGCCGCCATGCGTGCGCTCGCCGAGTCGGAGCGGGTGGCGCTGCTCGACGTCCAGGCCCTGTCGCTCGCGCTGTGGCAGGCGCTCGGGGTCGAGGAGACGAAGACGTACTTCAACTGGACCGAGACCGAGCAGGACAACACGCACTTCAATCCGCCGGGCGCGATCGCCGTGGCGCGGCTCGTGGCACGGGAGCTGCTGCGGACGCGGGTGCTCGCGCCGCGTGACGTCGTCCGGCTGCACGACGAGATCCCCACGTCCTGGATCACCTGGCCCGCGCCCCTTTCGTCAACGCTCTCGTAG
- a CDS encoding ABC transporter substrate-binding protein, protein MKSSIRRSRRAALAVALGSVLALTATACGDDGSGAAGDKGGEGSGKGEITFWDNNGGVRTDIWKEIIADFEKANPDIKVNYVGVPADSVQSKYDTAIQGGGLPDVGGVGTAMLAEVAAQGALEPLDSRIAKSELKDQLNQKFLEGVKAAGVDDKTYSVPTSANNGTLWYRTDLFQQAGLDAPTTWTKFYAAADKLTNKGKNAFGYTIRGGAGSIAQALDATYGQSGLTDFWNGEKTTVNDPKNVAALEKYVGLYKKDTPSADVNNDFTKMVAQWDSGTIGMLSHNLGSYGDHQKALAGKFKGIPAPTQDDGTRVQVSNPVDGLGLFKSSKNKTAAWKFIEFAASHEANSKWNKTAGQVPANLEAAQDSWVQASEPTKLAAEALAGTTTKIVQLPYYLPDWNTISKADNEPNFQKVLLGKMSAKDFLDTLAEQLNAAQADWKKNHK, encoded by the coding sequence ATGAAGAGCAGCATCCGCAGAAGCAGGCGCGCCGCCCTGGCCGTCGCCCTGGGCTCCGTGCTCGCGCTGACCGCCACCGCGTGTGGTGACGACGGCAGCGGCGCCGCGGGGGACAAGGGGGGCGAGGGTTCCGGCAAGGGTGAGATCACCTTCTGGGACAACAACGGCGGTGTCCGCACCGACATCTGGAAGGAGATCATCGCCGACTTCGAGAAGGCGAACCCGGACATCAAGGTCAACTACGTCGGGGTGCCGGCCGACAGCGTCCAGTCCAAGTACGACACCGCCATCCAGGGCGGCGGTCTGCCCGACGTCGGTGGCGTGGGAACCGCGATGCTCGCCGAGGTCGCCGCGCAGGGCGCCCTCGAACCGCTGGACAGCCGGATCGCGAAGAGCGAGCTGAAGGACCAGCTCAACCAGAAGTTCCTGGAGGGCGTCAAGGCGGCGGGCGTCGACGACAAGACGTACTCGGTGCCGACCTCCGCGAACAACGGCACCCTGTGGTACCGCACCGACCTGTTCCAGCAGGCCGGTCTGGACGCGCCGACCACCTGGACGAAGTTCTACGCGGCAGCCGACAAGCTCACGAACAAGGGCAAGAACGCGTTCGGGTACACCATCCGAGGCGGCGCGGGATCCATCGCCCAGGCACTGGACGCCACGTATGGGCAGAGCGGTCTCACCGACTTCTGGAACGGTGAGAAGACCACGGTCAACGACCCGAAGAACGTGGCCGCGCTGGAGAAGTACGTCGGCCTGTACAAGAAGGACACCCCGTCCGCCGACGTCAACAACGACTTCACCAAGATGGTCGCCCAGTGGGACTCCGGCACCATCGGCATGCTGAGCCACAACCTGGGCTCCTACGGCGACCACCAGAAGGCGCTGGCCGGAAAGTTCAAGGGCATTCCGGCGCCGACCCAGGACGACGGCACACGCGTGCAGGTCTCCAACCCGGTCGACGGGCTCGGGCTGTTCAAGTCCAGCAAGAACAAGACCGCCGCCTGGAAGTTCATCGAGTTCGCCGCGTCGCACGAGGCGAACAGCAAGTGGAACAAGACGGCGGGGCAGGTGCCGGCGAACCTCGAGGCGGCGCAGGACAGTTGGGTTCAGGCGTCCGAGCCGACGAAGCTCGCCGCCGAGGCGCTGGCCGGCACCACCACGAAGATCGTGCAGCTGCCCTACTACCTGCCCGACTGGAACACGATCTCCAAGGCCGACAACGAGCCGAACTTCCAGAAGGTGTTGCTCGGGAAGATGAGCGCGAAGGACTTTCTGGACACGTTGGCAGAGCAGCTGAACGCTGCGCAGGCCGACTGGAAGAAGAACCACAAGTAG
- a CDS encoding pectinesterase family protein translates to MTHFPSKRLPRPGVVMAAVAGLVAALGLGAVGEARAAGRPTAAVASTPSASSAARWTDRAHGFASLAGGTTGGAGGKVVTVTDQASLAKYAAAEAPYVIRVKGAVAVEPFGSDIVVTSNKTIIGVGDTGEIVHGELHLNPGTHNVIIRNLTIRDSYVEGDWDGKTTDFDAIQMDTVDHVWIDHNTFTHMGDGLLDIRKDSQYITVSYNRFSNHNKAFGIGWTTNVLTQITIDHNWFTGTKQRNPSADNCAYAHLYNNYLSAQVADGDPVWTYGNWSRGHTKMVIENGYYDGVQHPYQADATAELVERGSILRNTSGRTDEWGAAFDPREFYAYRLDPAAAVPALVTRFSGPQARIGDAVTLNVPGDYPSVQSAVDAVPDGNADDITIAVAPGTYREKVFIPATKPNVLLQGTGHDRSDTVIVYDTPAAYGGSTGSATVRIAADDVTARNLTFSNDFDEAAVELNGEQALAMKTTGDRIVFENTAFLGNQDTLMTDSPKLTTVSRVYVRDSYIEGDVDFVYGRATTVVERSVIRLLSRGSATNNGYLTAASTWTGNPYGFLITRSKVVSDAPADSFHLGRPWHPGGEPEAVAQVLIRDTELPAAVKSSPWTDMSGFSWRDARFTEYRNSGPGAAISPDRPQMDDADARTHTVADYLKGADGWAPYARTGTTH, encoded by the coding sequence ATGACGCACTTCCCTAGCAAGCGCTTGCCGAGACCCGGTGTGGTCATGGCGGCCGTCGCCGGCCTGGTGGCGGCGCTCGGACTGGGCGCCGTCGGCGAGGCGAGGGCTGCCGGCAGGCCGACGGCCGCCGTCGCCTCGACCCCGTCGGCGTCCTCGGCGGCCCGCTGGACCGACCGGGCCCATGGCTTCGCCTCCCTCGCCGGCGGCACCACCGGAGGCGCCGGCGGCAAGGTCGTCACCGTCACCGACCAGGCCTCGCTGGCGAAGTACGCCGCCGCCGAGGCGCCCTACGTCATCCGGGTCAAGGGCGCGGTGGCCGTCGAGCCCTTCGGCTCCGACATCGTCGTGACCTCGAACAAGACGATCATCGGCGTCGGCGACACCGGCGAGATCGTCCACGGCGAGCTCCATCTCAACCCCGGCACGCACAACGTGATCATCCGCAACCTGACGATCCGGGACTCCTACGTCGAGGGCGACTGGGACGGCAAGACGACCGACTTCGACGCGATCCAGATGGACACCGTCGACCACGTCTGGATCGACCACAACACCTTCACGCACATGGGCGACGGGCTGCTCGACATCCGCAAGGACAGCCAGTACATCACCGTGTCCTACAACCGGTTCAGCAACCACAACAAGGCGTTCGGCATCGGCTGGACGACCAACGTCCTCACGCAGATCACCATCGACCACAACTGGTTCACGGGCACGAAACAGCGCAATCCCTCGGCGGACAACTGCGCCTACGCCCACCTCTACAACAACTACCTGTCGGCGCAGGTCGCCGACGGGGACCCGGTGTGGACGTACGGGAACTGGTCGCGGGGCCACACCAAGATGGTCATCGAGAACGGCTACTACGACGGCGTCCAGCATCCCTACCAGGCCGACGCGACCGCCGAGCTGGTCGAACGAGGGTCGATCCTGAGGAACACGAGCGGGCGCACCGACGAGTGGGGCGCCGCCTTCGACCCGCGGGAGTTCTACGCGTACCGGCTGGATCCCGCGGCCGCCGTTCCCGCGCTGGTCACCCGGTTCTCGGGGCCGCAAGCGCGGATCGGAGACGCGGTCACCCTGAACGTGCCGGGCGACTACCCGAGCGTCCAGTCCGCCGTCGACGCCGTGCCCGACGGCAACGCCGACGACATCACCATCGCCGTCGCGCCGGGCACGTACCGCGAGAAGGTCTTCATCCCCGCGACAAAGCCGAACGTCCTGTTGCAGGGGACTGGACACGACCGCTCGGACACCGTCATCGTCTACGACACGCCCGCGGCGTACGGCGGTTCGACGGGGAGCGCCACCGTCCGGATCGCCGCGGACGACGTCACGGCCCGCAACCTGACCTTCAGCAACGACTTCGACGAGGCCGCGGTCGAGCTGAACGGCGAGCAGGCCCTCGCCATGAAGACGACCGGCGACCGGATCGTCTTCGAGAACACCGCCTTCCTGGGCAACCAGGACACGTTGATGACGGACAGCCCGAAGCTGACCACCGTCAGCCGGGTGTATGTCCGCGACTCCTACATCGAGGGCGACGTCGACTTCGTCTACGGGCGGGCGACGACCGTCGTCGAGCGGTCGGTGATCCGGCTGCTGAGCCGGGGTTCGGCCACCAACAACGGTTACCTGACGGCCGCTTCGACGTGGACGGGCAACCCGTACGGGTTCCTGATCACCCGGTCGAAGGTCGTGAGCGACGCGCCGGCCGACTCCTTCCACCTGGGACGGCCGTGGCATCCGGGCGGGGAGCCGGAGGCGGTCGCACAGGTGCTGATCCGGGACACCGAACTGCCGGCGGCGGTCAAGTCGTCGCCGTGGACCGACATGAGCGGGTTCTCCTGGCGGGACGCACGGTTCACCGAATACCGCAACTCCGGGCCCGGGGCGGCCATCTCGCCCGACCGGCCGCAGATGGACGACGCCGACGCGCGGACGCACACCGTCGCCGACTACCTCAAGGGCGCGGACGGCTGGGCGCCGTACGCCCGCACCGGCACCACCCACTGA
- a CDS encoding glycoside hydrolase family 43 protein has translation MTHEQHETYTNPILNADWSDPDVVRVGDDFYLTASSFGRAPGLPLLHSRDLVNWTLVGHALERLEPAAEFRTPRHDCGVWAPALRWHDDRFWIFWGDPDQGIFQVNAPEIRGPWTRPHLVKKGKGLIDPCPLWDDERGEAYLVHAWAKSRAGVKNRLTGHRMHPEGTAVLDEGKVIVDGDRIPGWFTLEGPKLYRHDGWFWILAPAGGVETGWQGAFRSRDFFGPYEERVVLEQQDTQVNGPHQGGWVRTPSGEDWFLHFQQRGAYGRVVHLQPMRWGHGGTSRSSEAESGGGWPVLGDEGAPVLEHRRPDLPAHPTAAPATDDDFPGGRFGRQWSWTANPQDGWATQHSADGLRLTCVRTADAHDLRTLANVLTQRLPGVPSAVEVELRLHSEEPGARAGLAVLGDAFGWIGLQRGADGTVHLVHRFAEPVAERERDAAHPRLAPEGRARLRIEIGAGARCRFACDVGDGLRHSGPVFAATPWRWVGALLGLFALAPVGTGHAGAATFSEFRIRPL, from the coding sequence GTGACCCACGAGCAGCACGAGACGTACACGAACCCGATCCTGAACGCCGACTGGTCCGACCCGGACGTGGTCCGCGTCGGCGACGACTTCTATCTCACCGCCTCCAGCTTCGGCCGCGCCCCCGGACTGCCACTGCTGCACTCGCGCGACCTGGTCAACTGGACCCTGGTCGGCCACGCCCTCGAACGCCTGGAACCGGCCGCCGAGTTCAGGACCCCGCGCCACGACTGTGGCGTCTGGGCACCCGCGTTGAGATGGCACGACGACCGCTTCTGGATCTTCTGGGGCGATCCCGACCAGGGCATCTTCCAGGTCAACGCCCCCGAGATCAGGGGCCCTTGGACCCGCCCGCACCTGGTGAAGAAAGGCAAGGGGCTCATCGACCCCTGCCCCCTCTGGGACGACGAGAGGGGCGAGGCCTACCTGGTCCACGCCTGGGCCAAGTCCCGCGCGGGCGTCAAGAACCGGCTCACCGGCCACCGGATGCACCCCGAGGGGACGGCCGTCCTCGACGAGGGCAAAGTGATCGTCGACGGGGACCGCATCCCCGGCTGGTTCACCCTCGAAGGCCCCAAGCTCTACCGGCACGACGGCTGGTTCTGGATCCTCGCGCCCGCCGGGGGAGTGGAGACCGGCTGGCAGGGCGCCTTCCGCTCCCGGGACTTCTTCGGCCCCTACGAGGAGAGGGTCGTCCTGGAACAGCAGGACACCCAGGTCAACGGCCCCCACCAGGGCGGCTGGGTGCGCACCCCGTCCGGCGAGGACTGGTTCCTGCACTTCCAGCAGCGCGGCGCCTACGGCCGGGTCGTTCACCTCCAGCCGATGCGCTGGGGCCATGGGGGCACCTCCCGCTCGAGCGAAGCCGAGAGCGGGGGAGGCTGGCCGGTCCTCGGCGACGAGGGCGCCCCGGTCCTCGAGCACCGGCGGCCCGACCTGCCCGCGCATCCCACCGCCGCGCCCGCCACCGACGACGACTTCCCCGGCGGACGCTTCGGCCGTCAGTGGTCGTGGACGGCCAACCCCCAGGACGGGTGGGCCACCCAGCACTCCGCCGACGGACTGCGCCTGACCTGCGTACGGACGGCCGACGCGCACGACCTGCGCACCCTGGCGAACGTTCTCACCCAGCGGCTGCCCGGCGTCCCGTCCGCCGTCGAGGTGGAGCTGCGGCTGCACAGCGAGGAGCCGGGCGCCCGGGCCGGACTCGCGGTCCTCGGCGACGCCTTCGGCTGGATCGGCCTCCAGCGGGGAGCCGACGGCACCGTCCACCTCGTGCACCGGTTCGCCGAACCGGTCGCCGAGAGGGAACGGGACGCCGCCCACCCACGGCTCGCCCCCGAAGGGCGGGCCCGACTGCGGATCGAGATCGGCGCGGGCGCCCGCTGCCGTTTCGCCTGCGACGTCGGCGACGGCCTGCGCCACTCCGGTCCCGTCTTCGCCGCCACCCCCTGGCGCTGGGTCGGCGCCCTGCTCGGCCTCTTCGCCCTCGCGCCCGTCGGAACCGGGCACGCCGGAGCGGCCACGTTCAGCGAGTTCCGGATCAGACCTCTCTAA
- a CDS encoding PmoA family protein: MTAPDTPVVLRVAGRPVGRYVTRPELPARLSPRPFLHPVTTLAGTAVTELSPADHTHHLGVGVAVPDVEGHNFWGGRTYVRDQGPTELDNHGAQRHGSFQLRDPDGFVEELRWIAAGAELLRERRTVAATELTDTAWALDFTFSLTNVTSDALSIGSPATNGRSGAAYGGFFWRARKEDTAPAVFTADSEGEAEVHGARADWLALAGGGSSRSSGVASGGGWTLVFAGATDTTRRDPWFVRTAEYPGVGSSLAPAERLPIPPGETAVRRVVTVVADGRLDRDEAAALVRKAVSQ; this comes from the coding sequence ATGACGGCACCCGACACACCGGTCGTCCTGCGCGTCGCGGGCCGCCCGGTCGGCCGCTACGTCACGCGGCCCGAGCTGCCCGCCCGGCTCTCCCCGCGCCCCTTCCTGCACCCCGTCACCACCCTGGCCGGCACGGCGGTCACCGAGCTCAGCCCCGCCGACCACACACACCACCTCGGCGTCGGTGTAGCCGTACCCGACGTCGAGGGGCACAACTTCTGGGGCGGCCGTACCTACGTCCGCGACCAGGGTCCGACCGAGCTCGACAACCACGGCGCCCAGCGCCACGGCTCCTTCCAGCTCCGCGACCCCGACGGCTTCGTCGAGGAGCTGCGCTGGATCGCCGCCGGGGCCGAGCTGCTGCGCGAGCGCCGAACCGTCGCGGCCACCGAACTCACCGACACCGCCTGGGCGTTGGACTTCACCTTCTCCCTCACCAACGTCACGTCCGACGCGCTGTCCATCGGCAGCCCGGCGACGAACGGCCGCTCCGGCGCGGCCTACGGCGGCTTCTTCTGGCGCGCCCGCAAGGAGGACACGGCCCCCGCCGTCTTCACCGCCGACAGCGAGGGCGAGGCGGAGGTCCACGGCGCGCGCGCCGACTGGCTGGCCCTGGCCGGAGGGGGGTCCTCCCGCTCGAGCGGAGTCGCGAGCGGGGGAGGCTGGACGCTCGTCTTCGCGGGCGCCACCGACACCACCCGCCGCGACCCCTGGTTCGTCCGCACCGCCGAGTACCCGGGCGTCGGCTCCTCGCTGGCCCCGGCCGAGCGGCTGCCGATCCCGCCCGGCGAGACGGCCGTACGCCGCGTCGTCACCGTCGTCGCCGACGGCCGCCTGGACCGGGACGAGGCTGCGGCGCTGGTCCGCAAGGCGGTCAGCCAGTGA
- a CDS encoding Gfo/Idh/MocA family protein, producing MSTTGTAVPIVLAGARGHGHWHLDNIRRLQDKGIVHLAGICELTPLTPDEIPEGLAAPEQSADFGALLDSTGARIAVICTPIPTHTDLALTAARKGVHLLLEKPPAPSYAEFRRMADGVAEAGVVCQIGFQSLGSHAVPAIRTLIEDGAIGEVAGVGGAGAWARAQAYYRRAPWAGKRRLNGVDVIDGALTNPLAHAVATALALAGATRAEDVTGIETELAHANAIESDDTSCVRVTTADDRQIVVAATLCAEDPDDPYVVVHGSRGRITYWYKQDRVLLQRADHGPEEYDYGRTDLLENLVEHLTDGAELLVPPAATESFMRVVEAIRVAPDPVQLPDDAWRLLPDEDRRVVPGIDGLVAAAADTLALYSELGAPWASTTVHPKEVST from the coding sequence ATGAGCACCACAGGCACCGCCGTACCCATCGTCCTCGCGGGCGCGCGCGGCCACGGACACTGGCACCTGGACAACATCCGACGGCTCCAGGACAAGGGGATCGTCCACCTGGCGGGCATCTGCGAGCTGACCCCGCTGACCCCGGACGAGATCCCCGAGGGCCTCGCCGCGCCGGAGCAGTCCGCCGACTTCGGCGCGCTCCTCGACTCCACCGGCGCCCGGATCGCCGTCATCTGCACCCCCATCCCGACCCACACCGACCTCGCCCTGACCGCGGCCCGCAAGGGCGTGCACCTGCTCCTGGAGAAGCCGCCCGCGCCGTCCTACGCCGAGTTCCGCCGGATGGCCGACGGGGTCGCGGAGGCCGGCGTGGTCTGCCAGATCGGCTTCCAGTCGCTGGGCTCGCACGCCGTCCCCGCGATCCGCACCCTGATCGAGGACGGTGCGATCGGCGAGGTGGCCGGGGTCGGCGGAGCCGGGGCCTGGGCGCGCGCCCAGGCCTACTACCGGCGGGCGCCCTGGGCGGGCAAGCGGCGGCTGAACGGCGTCGACGTGATCGACGGGGCGCTCACCAACCCGCTCGCGCACGCCGTCGCCACCGCCCTCGCCCTGGCCGGGGCCACCCGCGCCGAGGACGTCACCGGCATCGAGACCGAGCTGGCGCACGCCAACGCCATCGAGTCCGACGACACCTCCTGCGTCCGCGTCACCACGGCCGACGACCGTCAGATCGTCGTCGCGGCCACCCTGTGCGCCGAGGACCCCGACGACCCGTACGTCGTCGTCCACGGCAGCCGCGGCCGGATCACGTACTGGTACAAGCAGGACCGCGTCCTGCTCCAGCGCGCCGACCACGGCCCCGAGGAGTACGACTACGGCCGCACCGACCTGCTGGAGAACCTCGTCGAGCACCTCACCGACGGGGCCGAACTGCTCGTCCCGCCCGCCGCGACCGAGTCGTTCATGCGGGTCGTCGAGGCGATCCGGGTCGCCCCCGACCCGGTCCAGCTGCCCGACGACGCCTGGCGCCTACTGCCCGACGAGGACCGGCGGGTCGTGCCCGGCATCGACGGCCTCGTCGCCGCCGCCGCCGACACCCTCGCCCTCTACTCCGAGCTGGGCGCCCCCTGGGCGTCCACGACCGTGCATCCGAAAGAGGTGAGCACCTGA
- a CDS encoding pectate lyase family protein has translation MSLRRTRLRRIAVATAVLGVLCVPAHAEARDISRDTLAADDGWAAYGTGTTGGAAADDAHVYTVTDRAGLVRALDGGSDTPKIIRIAGTVDANAADDGDHLDCADYATDGYTLKRYLSAYDPRTWGSAKPSGPQEEARQASAARQAERIVLPVGSNTTIVGLGKGAVLKGASLQARNADNVILRNLDLRDAYDCFPVWQPNTGGLGDWKTAYDNIWLTGATHVWVDHITASDKGHPDAAEPTYFARNYLRHDGLLDITGGSDLVTVSWSRFADHDKAMLIGNGDTATGDRGKLRVTLHHNQFESVVQRAPRVRFGQVHVYDNRYVVPEGGEYRYSLGVSTESAIYAENNAFHTPGHVEVADLVKSWNGTALHQTGTLFNGWPVDLLAIHNAYNSGSERDLTADVGWTPTLHTKIDSAAVADREVARGAGAGRIP, from the coding sequence ATGAGTCTCCGTCGGACAAGACTTCGTCGGATCGCCGTCGCCACCGCGGTGTTGGGGGTTCTCTGCGTCCCCGCGCACGCCGAGGCCCGCGACATCTCCCGCGACACCCTCGCCGCCGACGACGGCTGGGCCGCGTACGGCACCGGCACCACAGGAGGCGCGGCCGCCGACGACGCCCACGTCTACACCGTCACCGACCGCGCCGGACTCGTCCGCGCCCTCGACGGCGGCAGCGACACCCCGAAGATCATCAGGATCGCCGGGACGGTCGACGCCAACGCCGCCGACGACGGCGACCACCTGGACTGCGCGGACTACGCCACCGACGGCTACACCCTGAAGCGGTACCTGTCCGCCTACGACCCCCGCACCTGGGGCTCCGCCAAGCCCAGCGGCCCCCAGGAGGAGGCCCGCCAGGCTTCGGCCGCCAGGCAGGCGGAGCGGATCGTGCTGCCGGTCGGCTCGAACACCACCATCGTGGGCCTGGGCAAGGGGGCCGTCCTCAAGGGCGCGAGCCTCCAGGCCAGGAACGCGGACAACGTCATCCTGCGCAACCTCGACCTGCGTGACGCCTACGACTGCTTCCCCGTCTGGCAGCCCAACACCGGCGGCCTCGGCGACTGGAAGACGGCGTACGACAACATCTGGCTGACCGGCGCGACCCACGTCTGGGTCGACCACATCACCGCGAGCGACAAGGGCCACCCGGACGCCGCCGAGCCCACCTACTTCGCCCGCAACTACCTCCGGCACGACGGCCTGCTCGACATCACAGGCGGCTCCGACCTGGTCACCGTCTCCTGGAGCCGGTTCGCCGACCACGACAAGGCGATGCTCATCGGCAACGGCGACACGGCCACCGGAGACCGCGGCAAGCTCCGGGTGACCCTGCACCACAACCAGTTCGAGTCCGTCGTACAGCGTGCGCCGCGCGTCCGCTTCGGGCAGGTGCACGTGTACGACAACCGGTACGTGGTCCCCGAGGGCGGCGAGTACCGCTACTCGCTCGGCGTGTCGACCGAGTCCGCGATCTACGCGGAGAACAACGCCTTCCACACCCCCGGGCATGTGGAGGTCGCCGACCTGGTCAAGAGCTGGAACGGCACCGCCCTGCACCAGACCGGCACCCTCTTCAACGGCTGGCCCGTCGACCTCCTCGCCATCCACAACGCCTACAACAGCGGCAGCGAGCGTGATCTCACGGCGGACGTCGGCTGGACGCCTACCCTGCACACAAAGATCGACAGCGCCGCGGTGGCCGACCGCGAGGTGGCACGCGGCGCGGGCGCAGGGAGGATCCCATGA